TGTGTAACACGTTCCAGATTCTTGCCGTCGATATCAATAAAATACAAATTGAAAGGAAATCCCTTTTCAGCTTCAAAGTTACTGGAGAACAATACCTTTTTTCCCGAGGGGTGAAAAAACGGACTCCAGTTGGCATTACCCAAAAAAGTAAGTTGTTTCAAATCACTTCCATCGGCATTACAAATAAAGAGCTCCATATCGGTGGGTTCTACCAAACCTTCAGCCAATAAATCTTTATACTTTTTAATGGCCTCGGGGGTTTTGGGTCTAGATGCCCTAAAAATGAGTTTTGTGCCGTCTGGGGAGAAAAAGGCGCCGCCGTCATAGCCCAGTTCATTGGTAACCTGCTTAACATCGGACCCGTCCAAGTTCATGGTATACAATTCCAAATCGCCACTTCGGGTAGAAGTGAAAACAATTTTATCTCCCTTGGGCGACACGGTGGCTTCGGCATCGTATCCAGGTTCGTCAGTCAATTGCGCCGTGATGTTTCCCTCTAGATCCGAGACAAAAATGTCGAACGAATCATACACCGGCCATACATAGGCACCGTTTCGCCGTAAAGGTACCTCGGGGCACTCTTTGTCCGCCAAATGGGTAGAACCATAAACAAAGTGTTCATTATCCGGAAGAAAATAGGCACATGTAGTTCTGCCATAGCCTGTACTCACCATAGGAGGAATAGAATCCTGAATACCCTCTTCCACGTTCAACAAAAACATCTGGTCACAGTTTAATCCCCAATTGGCATTGTTGGACTGAAAGATCATTTGCTTGTCGTCCCAGCTCCAATAGGCTTCCGCATTATCCCCACCAAACGTAATTTGCCGTATACTTTTAAAATACTTTTCCTCAGGATAGATCAAGGTATCGGCACCGGCCATAAGTGAGGTGGTTTCTTCTTGTGGCTTGGTGTTGGTTTTTGTTTCGTTTTTACAACTGGAAACGAGGCAGATAAGGCCCAAAGCAAATAGAATTCTCATGGAGATGTGTATTTTTGTCAAAAATAAACGCTATGCTACGCAATCTAATATTTTTGTTCGGTTTTTTTATAGTGTTGGGCTCTTGTAAACAGGAGACCCAGAAGAAAGTGACTATACGAGAGGATGTAGCCTTTTTAGCCAGTGATAGCTTACAGGGCCGCGAAACGGGGACGGCCTACGAGATGGAGGCGGCCCACTATTTACAGGAACGGATGAAAAACATAGGATTGTTACCCAAGGGAAATGCGGGCACGTATTTTCAGACCTTTAGCTT
This window of the Maribacter cobaltidurans genome carries:
- a CDS encoding TolB family protein, whose product is MRILFALGLICLVSSCKNETKTNTKPQEETTSLMAGADTLIYPEEKYFKSIRQITFGGDNAEAYWSWDDKQMIFQSNNANWGLNCDQMFLLNVEEGIQDSIPPMVSTGYGRTTCAYFLPDNEHFVYGSTHLADKECPEVPLRRNGAYVWPVYDSFDIFVSDLEGNITAQLTDEPGYDAEATVSPKGDKIVFTSTRSGDLELYTMNLDGSDVKQVTNELGYDGGAFFSPDGTKLIFRASRPKTPEAIKKYKDLLAEGLVEPTDMELFICNADGSDLKQLTFLGNANWSPFFHPSGKKVLFSSNFEAEKGFPFNLYFIDIDGKNLERVTHGETFDAFPVFSNDGKYLAFSSNRNNGGTRDTNLFIAEWQEASPNPVPSSRDSSSEAGGGE